A region from the Ictalurus punctatus breed USDA103 chromosome 25, Coco_2.0, whole genome shotgun sequence genome encodes:
- the LOC108257825 gene encoding zinc finger protein 420 isoform X1, protein MKSESRRRSLGKSPQTPAATGSKMYHCSDCGESFTKSHLKNHKRIHTGEKPYHCGHCGKSFTCQSHLQRHDRIHTGEKPYDCGQCGKSFTCQSHLQRHERIHTGKKPYHCSQCGKSFTHHSTLQRHQRIHTGEKPYHCGQCGQSFTHHSALQRHKRIHTGEKPYHCGQCGKSFTRQSHLQQHERIHTGEKPYHCSQCGRSFTCQSYLQIHERIHTGQKPYYCGQCGKSFTRQSYLQRHQRIHTGEKPYHCGQCEKSFTQLCVLQQHERIHTGEKPYHCSQCGKSFIRQTHLQQHQRVHTGEKPYLCGQCGKSFTRQSTLQQHERIHTGEKPYHCGQCGKSFTCQSNLQRHERIHTGEKPYHCSQCGKSFCDQGALHSHQQSHSGQKPSLCRHCGRSYTCSSSLRTHKCSNIKPSDLNL, encoded by the exons ATGAAGTCAGAGTCCAGACGGCGCTCTTTAGGAAAATCTCCACAGACTCCTGCTGCTACTGGCTCAAAG ATGTACCACTGCTCAGATTGTGGGGAGAGTTTTACTAAAAGTCATCTCAAAAATCACAAGCGGatccacacaggagagaagccgtatcactgtggacactgcgggaagagttttacttgtcaGAGTCATCTCCAACGACATGATcgtattcacacaggagagaagccatatgactgtggacagtgtgggaagagttttacttgtcagagtcatctccaacgacatgagcgcattcacacaggaaagaagccgtatcactgttcccagtgtgggaagagttttactcatcACAGTACTCTCCAacgacaccagcgcattcacacaggagagaagccatatcactgtggacagtgtgggcaGAGTTTTACTCATCACAGTGCTCTCCAACGACacaagcgcattcacacaggagagaagccgtatcactgtggacagtgtgggaagagttttactcggCAGAGTCATCTCCAACAgcatgagcgcattcacacaggggagaagccgtatcactgctcacagtgtgggaggAGTTTTACTTGCCAGAGTTATCTCCAAATACATGAGCGGATCCACACAGGACAGAAGCCATattactgtggacagtgtgggaaaagttttacTCGTCAGAGTTATCTCCAACGACACCAGCgaattcacacaggagagaagccgtatcactgcggacagtgtgagaagagttttacCCAACTATGTGTTCTCCAACAACATGAGCgaattcacacaggagagaagccgtatcactgctcacagtgtgggaaaagttttaTTCGTCAGACTCATCTTCAACAACACCAGCgtgttcacacaggagagaagccgtatctatgtggacagtgtgggaagagttttactcgtcAGAGTACTCTCCAACAGCATGAGCGcatccacacaggagagaagccgtatcactgtggacagtgtgggaagagttttacttgtcagagtaatctccaacgacatgagcgcattcacacaggagagaagccgtatcactgctcacagtgtgggaagagtttttgtGACCAGGGTGCCCTCCACAGCCACCAGCAGAGTCATAGTGGACAGAAGCCGTCCCTCTGCAGACACTGTGGGAGGAGCTATACTTGTTCAAGTTCATTAAGGACACACAAGTGCTCTAACATAAAGCCATCAGATCTTAACCTGTGA
- the LOC108257825 gene encoding zinc finger protein 431 isoform X2: MHLILPVTTNFQGQTDSEEKMYHCSDCGESFTKSHLKNHKRIHTGEKPYHCGHCGKSFTCQSHLQRHDRIHTGEKPYDCGQCGKSFTCQSHLQRHERIHTGKKPYHCSQCGKSFTHHSTLQRHQRIHTGEKPYHCGQCGQSFTHHSALQRHKRIHTGEKPYHCGQCGKSFTRQSHLQQHERIHTGEKPYHCSQCGRSFTCQSYLQIHERIHTGQKPYYCGQCGKSFTRQSYLQRHQRIHTGEKPYHCGQCEKSFTQLCVLQQHERIHTGEKPYHCSQCGKSFIRQTHLQQHQRVHTGEKPYLCGQCGKSFTRQSTLQQHERIHTGEKPYHCGQCGKSFTCQSNLQRHERIHTGEKPYHCSQCGKSFCDQGALHSHQQSHSGQKPSLCRHCGRSYTCSSSLRTHKCSNIKPSDLNL; encoded by the exons ATGCACCTAATTTTGCCAGTAACCACCAATTTTCAAGGGCAGACAGACTCTGAGGAAAAG ATGTACCACTGCTCAGATTGTGGGGAGAGTTTTACTAAAAGTCATCTCAAAAATCACAAGCGGatccacacaggagagaagccgtatcactgtggacactgcgggaagagttttacttgtcaGAGTCATCTCCAACGACATGATcgtattcacacaggagagaagccatatgactgtggacagtgtgggaagagttttacttgtcagagtcatctccaacgacatgagcgcattcacacaggaaagaagccgtatcactgttcccagtgtgggaagagttttactcatcACAGTACTCTCCAacgacaccagcgcattcacacaggagagaagccatatcactgtggacagtgtgggcaGAGTTTTACTCATCACAGTGCTCTCCAACGACacaagcgcattcacacaggagagaagccgtatcactgtggacagtgtgggaagagttttactcggCAGAGTCATCTCCAACAgcatgagcgcattcacacaggggagaagccgtatcactgctcacagtgtgggaggAGTTTTACTTGCCAGAGTTATCTCCAAATACATGAGCGGATCCACACAGGACAGAAGCCATattactgtggacagtgtgggaaaagttttacTCGTCAGAGTTATCTCCAACGACACCAGCgaattcacacaggagagaagccgtatcactgcggacagtgtgagaagagttttacCCAACTATGTGTTCTCCAACAACATGAGCgaattcacacaggagagaagccgtatcactgctcacagtgtgggaaaagttttaTTCGTCAGACTCATCTTCAACAACACCAGCgtgttcacacaggagagaagccgtatctatgtggacagtgtgggaagagttttactcgtcAGAGTACTCTCCAACAGCATGAGCGcatccacacaggagagaagccgtatcactgtggacagtgtgggaagagttttacttgtcagagtaatctccaacgacatgagcgcattcacacaggagagaagccgtatcactgctcacagtgtgggaagagtttttgtGACCAGGGTGCCCTCCACAGCCACCAGCAGAGTCATAGTGGACAGAAGCCGTCCCTCTGCAGACACTGTGGGAGGAGCTATACTTGTTCAAGTTCATTAAGGACACACAAGTGCTCTAACATAAAGCCATCAGATCTTAACCTGTGA
- the LOC108257825 gene encoding zinc finger protein 431 isoform X3, with protein MLEINVKLRLKNSHGRQMYHCSDCGESFTKSHLKNHKRIHTGEKPYHCGHCGKSFTCQSHLQRHDRIHTGEKPYDCGQCGKSFTCQSHLQRHERIHTGKKPYHCSQCGKSFTHHSTLQRHQRIHTGEKPYHCGQCGQSFTHHSALQRHKRIHTGEKPYHCGQCGKSFTRQSHLQQHERIHTGEKPYHCSQCGRSFTCQSYLQIHERIHTGQKPYYCGQCGKSFTRQSYLQRHQRIHTGEKPYHCGQCEKSFTQLCVLQQHERIHTGEKPYHCSQCGKSFIRQTHLQQHQRVHTGEKPYLCGQCGKSFTRQSTLQQHERIHTGEKPYHCGQCGKSFTCQSNLQRHERIHTGEKPYHCSQCGKSFCDQGALHSHQQSHSGQKPSLCRHCGRSYTCSSSLRTHKCSNIKPSDLNL; from the exons ATGTTAGAAATAAATGTGAAGTTGAGGCTGAAGAATAGTCATGGAAGACAG ATGTACCACTGCTCAGATTGTGGGGAGAGTTTTACTAAAAGTCATCTCAAAAATCACAAGCGGatccacacaggagagaagccgtatcactgtggacactgcgggaagagttttacttgtcaGAGTCATCTCCAACGACATGATcgtattcacacaggagagaagccatatgactgtggacagtgtgggaagagttttacttgtcagagtcatctccaacgacatgagcgcattcacacaggaaagaagccgtatcactgttcccagtgtgggaagagttttactcatcACAGTACTCTCCAacgacaccagcgcattcacacaggagagaagccatatcactgtggacagtgtgggcaGAGTTTTACTCATCACAGTGCTCTCCAACGACacaagcgcattcacacaggagagaagccgtatcactgtggacagtgtgggaagagttttactcggCAGAGTCATCTCCAACAgcatgagcgcattcacacaggggagaagccgtatcactgctcacagtgtgggaggAGTTTTACTTGCCAGAGTTATCTCCAAATACATGAGCGGATCCACACAGGACAGAAGCCATattactgtggacagtgtgggaaaagttttacTCGTCAGAGTTATCTCCAACGACACCAGCgaattcacacaggagagaagccgtatcactgcggacagtgtgagaagagttttacCCAACTATGTGTTCTCCAACAACATGAGCgaattcacacaggagagaagccgtatcactgctcacagtgtgggaaaagttttaTTCGTCAGACTCATCTTCAACAACACCAGCgtgttcacacaggagagaagccgtatctatgtggacagtgtgggaagagttttactcgtcAGAGTACTCTCCAACAGCATGAGCGcatccacacaggagagaagccgtatcactgtggacagtgtgggaagagttttacttgtcagagtaatctccaacgacatgagcgcattcacacaggagagaagccgtatcactgctcacagtgtgggaagagtttttgtGACCAGGGTGCCCTCCACAGCCACCAGCAGAGTCATAGTGGACAGAAGCCGTCCCTCTGCAGACACTGTGGGAGGAGCTATACTTGTTCAAGTTCATTAAGGACACACAAGTGCTCTAACATAAAGCCATCAGATCTTAACCTGTGA
- the olfml2ba gene encoding olfactomedin-like 2Ba isoform X3, with the protein MEKVGFWCLVLIAYSSAAPRAPQEEKSGQNKTLEAELEDQGNVWIELLADYDKERGADSGCKCVVRVLGRSARPPESYKVQSDASGPGCKCACAATPQPAQPPCEEGLREKKFKQAARENDKLLAVTDLLEELLKLLKLTLTAELLERVANIERVLFQNQTTEKTKVESVPPEAEIRAVLPTPTTPPWQESRKKENEKSSEAAAYQHTESKYEEKFVGGLLKRTGPGPEDVKALQEQERHGRQQHPKLIVRGITYYKSDPEDETEADENIGEDESHSGDGSVDLFTEEELLPLSTPSFRSVTRPWPVSAKPKIPTQDSTVTQSVHKPQLEESDSSLSVKMKMLNNSGLALGKNLQPTTESFTKLRSLQSSATTDNFRAFWPTTHTTPQTPPGIEEEREENTTSQMMLNIESTSSHLMKSNSASSEMTGNIIPNTTAAIISQSEVSMKTLNQQTHNIGTISSETFSQAIEQNTLSSATPSASTQSQTSIIPETYSRTVTDEGSHMKTSAGTTATTTDSGNTEKTIILTTSHVNESEIDSSTTASVTTNRLVNSTTTTIINAKHNKHNTHSISLFRKQKDLKQKIIKSLEAQDVEDKPKRQPGECKDTLATIAEPIAHNTYGRNEGAWMKDPMVDDNKIYVANYYYGNNLLEFQNMDVFKQGVISSEYPVVAPSPISCPIAGWAQAMQSMAVPSSSTVLSHVTSSSTTSGGEVWLPGPCCMTLHWRVMRFHHGDGEAARMWSWL; encoded by the exons ATGGAGAAAGTGGGATTTTGGTGCCTGGTGTTAATCGCTTACTCTTCAGCCGCACCTCGAGCACCTCAGGAGGAGAAAAGCGGACAAAACAAAACTCTAGAAGCTGAGCTTGAAGATCAGGGTAACGTTTGGATTGAG CTGCTGGCTGATTATGACAAAGAGAGAGGCGCTGACTCTGGCTGTAAATGTGTTGTCAGAGTCTTGGGCAGGAGCGCGCGCCCTCCGGAGTCCTACAAGGTGCAGAGCGACGCGTCTGGACCCGGCTGCAAGTGCGCATGCGCAGCAACTCCACAGCCAGCGCAGCCGCCCTGCGAGGAAGgcttgagagagaaaaagttcAAGCAAGCCGCCAGAGAAAATGACAAG CTCCTGGCAGTAACGGACTTGCTGGAGGAGCTGTTGAAGCTGCTTAAGCTAACACTCACTGCCGAGCTGCTGGAGCGGGTGGCCAACATCGAGAGG GTATTATTTCAAAACCAGACTACTGAGAAGACTAAGGTAGAGAGTGTGCCTCCAGAAGCAGAAATAAGAGCAGTCCTACCCACGCCCACAACTCCACCATGGCAGGagagcagaaagaaagagaatgagaagaGTAGTGAAGCTGCAGCTTATCAGCATACAGAG AGTAAGTATGAGGAGAAGTTTGTGGGAGGCCTGTTAAAAAGGACTGGACCTGGACCAGAAGATGTTAAAGCTTTACAGGAACAAGAACGTCATGGGAGGCAGCAGCACCCAAAGTTGATTGTTAGGGGGATCACATACTACAAATCTGACCCGGAGGATGAGACAGAGGCAGATGAGAACA TTGGTGAAGATGAAAGCCACAGTGGTGACGGCTCTGTAGATCTCTTTACAGAGGAGGAACTTCTTCCTCTCAGTACGCCTTCATTCAGATCTGTGACCAGACCTTGGCCAGTTTCAGCTAAACCCAAGATTCCGACTCAGGATAGTACAGTGACACAAAGTGTGCACAAGCCTCAGCTGGAAGAATCTGACTCTTCTCTATCTGTGAAGATGAAAATGCTTAATAATTCAGGGCTTGCATTGGGAAAAAACCTCCAGCCCAccacagaaagcttcaccaagCTCAGATCCTTACAGTCCTCAGCGACCACAGATAATTTCAGAGCCTTTTggcccacaacacacaccacacctcaAACACCCCCTGGaatagaggaagaaagagaggagaaTACCACTTCTCAGATGATGCTGAACATAGAATCAACTTCAAGTCACTTGATGAAGTCTAATTCAGCTTCTTCAGAAATGACTGGAAACATCATACCAAACACAACAGCTGCtataatcagtcagtcagaggTCTCTATGAAAACTTTAAATCAACAAACCCACAACATTGGAACCATTTCCAGCGAGACCTTCAGTCAGGCCATTGAACAAAATACACTGTCAAGTGCAACACCATCGGCGTCCACTCAGAGTCAAACTAGTATTATTCCAGAAACTTATTCCAGGACAGTCACAGATGAGGGAAGCCACATGAAAACCAGTGCTGGGACGACAGCTACTACCACAGACTCTGGCAATACAGAAAAAACTATCATTCTTACTACATCACATGTAAATGAGAGTGAAATTGATTCCAGCACAACTGCATCAGTAACCACAAACAGACTGGTCAATAGTACCACTACAACTATTATCAATgccaaacacaacaaacacaacacacacagcattaGTTTGTTTAGAAAACAGAAAGACctaaaacaaaagatcattaAATCTCTGGAGGCTCAGGATGTTGAGGACAAACCTAAAAGGCAGCCAG GGGAATGCAAGGACACATTGGCCACAATCGCCGAACCCATAGCACACAACACATATGGTCGTAATGAAGGTGCCTGGATGAAAGACCCAATGGTTGATGACAACAAGATCTATgttgctaattattattatggaaaCAACCTACTGGAGTTTCAGAACATGGATGTCTTTAAACAAGGTGTAATTTCCAGTGAATATCCA GTCGTTGCACCAAGTCCTATAAGCTGCCCTATAGCTGGCTGGGCACAGGCCATGCAGTCTATGGCGGTGCCTTCTTCTTCAACCGTGCTTTCTCACGTGACATCATCAAGTACGACCTCCGGCGGCGAAGTGTGGCTGCCTGGACCATGTTGCATGACGCTGCACTGGAGAGTGATGAGGTTTCATCATGGCGATGGAGAGGCCGCTCGGATGTGGAGCTGGCTGTAG
- the olfml2ba gene encoding olfactomedin-like 2Ba isoform X1, whose product MEKVGFWCLVLIAYSSAAPRAPQEEKSGQNKTLEAELEDQGNVWIELLADYDKERGADSGCKCVVRVLGRSARPPESYKVQSDASGPGCKCACAATPQPAQPPCEEGLREKKFKQAARENDKLLAVTDLLEELLKLLKLTLTAELLERVANIERVLFQNQTTEKTKVESVPPEAEIRAVLPTPTTPPWQESRKKENEKSSEAAAYQHTESKYEEKFVGGLLKRTGPGPEDVKALQEQERHGRQQHPKLIVRGITYYKSDPEDETEADENIGEDESHSGDGSVDLFTEEELLPLSTPSFRSVTRPWPVSAKPKIPTQDSTVTQSVHKPQLEESDSSLSVKMKMLNNSGLALGKNLQPTTESFTKLRSLQSSATTDNFRAFWPTTHTTPQTPPGIEEEREENTTSQMMLNIESTSSHLMKSNSASSEMTGNIIPNTTAAIISQSEVSMKTLNQQTHNIGTISSETFSQAIEQNTLSSATPSASTQSQTSIIPETYSRTVTDEGSHMKTSAGTTATTTDSGNTEKTIILTTSHVNESEIDSSTTASVTTNRLVNSTTTTIINAKHNKHNTHSISLFRKQKDLKQKIIKSLEAQDVEDKPKRQPGECKDTLATIAEPIAHNTYGRNEGAWMKDPMVDDNKIYVANYYYGNNLLEFQNMDVFKQGRCTKSYKLPYSWLGTGHAVYGGAFFFNRAFSRDIIKYDLRRRSVAAWTMLHDAALESDEVSSWRWRGRSDVELAVDESGLWVIYAALDDEGYLQEVMVLSRLNPDDLTTQRETTWRTGLRRERYGNCFIVCGVLYATDHHGEQRENNLSYAFDTHTRTQMTPRLPFGNNSTYIAQIDYNPKEKALYTWNNGHQITYDVVFAYVDPL is encoded by the exons ATGGAGAAAGTGGGATTTTGGTGCCTGGTGTTAATCGCTTACTCTTCAGCCGCACCTCGAGCACCTCAGGAGGAGAAAAGCGGACAAAACAAAACTCTAGAAGCTGAGCTTGAAGATCAGGGTAACGTTTGGATTGAG CTGCTGGCTGATTATGACAAAGAGAGAGGCGCTGACTCTGGCTGTAAATGTGTTGTCAGAGTCTTGGGCAGGAGCGCGCGCCCTCCGGAGTCCTACAAGGTGCAGAGCGACGCGTCTGGACCCGGCTGCAAGTGCGCATGCGCAGCAACTCCACAGCCAGCGCAGCCGCCCTGCGAGGAAGgcttgagagagaaaaagttcAAGCAAGCCGCCAGAGAAAATGACAAG CTCCTGGCAGTAACGGACTTGCTGGAGGAGCTGTTGAAGCTGCTTAAGCTAACACTCACTGCCGAGCTGCTGGAGCGGGTGGCCAACATCGAGAGG GTATTATTTCAAAACCAGACTACTGAGAAGACTAAGGTAGAGAGTGTGCCTCCAGAAGCAGAAATAAGAGCAGTCCTACCCACGCCCACAACTCCACCATGGCAGGagagcagaaagaaagagaatgagaagaGTAGTGAAGCTGCAGCTTATCAGCATACAGAG AGTAAGTATGAGGAGAAGTTTGTGGGAGGCCTGTTAAAAAGGACTGGACCTGGACCAGAAGATGTTAAAGCTTTACAGGAACAAGAACGTCATGGGAGGCAGCAGCACCCAAAGTTGATTGTTAGGGGGATCACATACTACAAATCTGACCCGGAGGATGAGACAGAGGCAGATGAGAACA TTGGTGAAGATGAAAGCCACAGTGGTGACGGCTCTGTAGATCTCTTTACAGAGGAGGAACTTCTTCCTCTCAGTACGCCTTCATTCAGATCTGTGACCAGACCTTGGCCAGTTTCAGCTAAACCCAAGATTCCGACTCAGGATAGTACAGTGACACAAAGTGTGCACAAGCCTCAGCTGGAAGAATCTGACTCTTCTCTATCTGTGAAGATGAAAATGCTTAATAATTCAGGGCTTGCATTGGGAAAAAACCTCCAGCCCAccacagaaagcttcaccaagCTCAGATCCTTACAGTCCTCAGCGACCACAGATAATTTCAGAGCCTTTTggcccacaacacacaccacacctcaAACACCCCCTGGaatagaggaagaaagagaggagaaTACCACTTCTCAGATGATGCTGAACATAGAATCAACTTCAAGTCACTTGATGAAGTCTAATTCAGCTTCTTCAGAAATGACTGGAAACATCATACCAAACACAACAGCTGCtataatcagtcagtcagaggTCTCTATGAAAACTTTAAATCAACAAACCCACAACATTGGAACCATTTCCAGCGAGACCTTCAGTCAGGCCATTGAACAAAATACACTGTCAAGTGCAACACCATCGGCGTCCACTCAGAGTCAAACTAGTATTATTCCAGAAACTTATTCCAGGACAGTCACAGATGAGGGAAGCCACATGAAAACCAGTGCTGGGACGACAGCTACTACCACAGACTCTGGCAATACAGAAAAAACTATCATTCTTACTACATCACATGTAAATGAGAGTGAAATTGATTCCAGCACAACTGCATCAGTAACCACAAACAGACTGGTCAATAGTACCACTACAACTATTATCAATgccaaacacaacaaacacaacacacacagcattaGTTTGTTTAGAAAACAGAAAGACctaaaacaaaagatcattaAATCTCTGGAGGCTCAGGATGTTGAGGACAAACCTAAAAGGCAGCCAG GGGAATGCAAGGACACATTGGCCACAATCGCCGAACCCATAGCACACAACACATATGGTCGTAATGAAGGTGCCTGGATGAAAGACCCAATGGTTGATGACAACAAGATCTATgttgctaattattattatggaaaCAACCTACTGGAGTTTCAGAACATGGATGTCTTTAAACAAG GTCGTTGCACCAAGTCCTATAAGCTGCCCTATAGCTGGCTGGGCACAGGCCATGCAGTCTATGGCGGTGCCTTCTTCTTCAACCGTGCTTTCTCACGTGACATCATCAAGTACGACCTCCGGCGGCGAAGTGTGGCTGCCTGGACCATGTTGCATGACGCTGCACTGGAGAGTGATGAGGTTTCATCATGGCGATGGAGAGGCCGCTCGGATGTGGAGCTGGCTGTAGATGAAAGTGGCCTCTGGGTGATCTACGCTGCACTGGATGACGAGGGCTACCTGCAGGAAGTGATGGTGCTGAGCCGTCTAAACCCGGATGACCTGACCACACAACGAGAAACCACATGGCGGACAGGGCTGAGGCGCGAACGCTATGGAAATTGTTTTATCGTGTGTGGTGTCCTGTATGCTACTGACCACCATGGAGAACAGCGGGAGAACAATCTGAGCTATGCCTTTGATACACATACCAGAACACAAATGACCCCTCGGCTCCCTTTTGGCAATAACTCCACTTACATTGCTCAAATTGACTATAACCCCAAAGAAAAGGCACTGTATACCTGGAACAATGGCCACCAGATCACATATGATGTTGTATTTGCATACGTAGACCCGCTTTAG
- the olfml2ba gene encoding olfactomedin-like 2Ba isoform X2, whose protein sequence is MQLLQSAQLLGPSPSSRKVTTTGPSQHSNGPSSVCCTGTSIISVLLAVTDLLEELLKLLKLTLTAELLERVANIERVLFQNQTTEKTKVESVPPEAEIRAVLPTPTTPPWQESRKKENEKSSEAAAYQHTESKYEEKFVGGLLKRTGPGPEDVKALQEQERHGRQQHPKLIVRGITYYKSDPEDETEADENIGEDESHSGDGSVDLFTEEELLPLSTPSFRSVTRPWPVSAKPKIPTQDSTVTQSVHKPQLEESDSSLSVKMKMLNNSGLALGKNLQPTTESFTKLRSLQSSATTDNFRAFWPTTHTTPQTPPGIEEEREENTTSQMMLNIESTSSHLMKSNSASSEMTGNIIPNTTAAIISQSEVSMKTLNQQTHNIGTISSETFSQAIEQNTLSSATPSASTQSQTSIIPETYSRTVTDEGSHMKTSAGTTATTTDSGNTEKTIILTTSHVNESEIDSSTTASVTTNRLVNSTTTTIINAKHNKHNTHSISLFRKQKDLKQKIIKSLEAQDVEDKPKRQPGECKDTLATIAEPIAHNTYGRNEGAWMKDPMVDDNKIYVANYYYGNNLLEFQNMDVFKQGRCTKSYKLPYSWLGTGHAVYGGAFFFNRAFSRDIIKYDLRRRSVAAWTMLHDAALESDEVSSWRWRGRSDVELAVDESGLWVIYAALDDEGYLQEVMVLSRLNPDDLTTQRETTWRTGLRRERYGNCFIVCGVLYATDHHGEQRENNLSYAFDTHTRTQMTPRLPFGNNSTYIAQIDYNPKEKALYTWNNGHQITYDVVFAYVDPL, encoded by the exons ATGCAATTACTGCAGTCAGCCCAGCTATTGGgcccctctccctcctcccGGAAAGTGACTACCACAGGACCATCTCAGCACAGCAATGGCCCAAGTAGTGTGTGCTGCACTGGTACAAGCATAATCAGTGTT CTCCTGGCAGTAACGGACTTGCTGGAGGAGCTGTTGAAGCTGCTTAAGCTAACACTCACTGCCGAGCTGCTGGAGCGGGTGGCCAACATCGAGAGG GTATTATTTCAAAACCAGACTACTGAGAAGACTAAGGTAGAGAGTGTGCCTCCAGAAGCAGAAATAAGAGCAGTCCTACCCACGCCCACAACTCCACCATGGCAGGagagcagaaagaaagagaatgagaagaGTAGTGAAGCTGCAGCTTATCAGCATACAGAG AGTAAGTATGAGGAGAAGTTTGTGGGAGGCCTGTTAAAAAGGACTGGACCTGGACCAGAAGATGTTAAAGCTTTACAGGAACAAGAACGTCATGGGAGGCAGCAGCACCCAAAGTTGATTGTTAGGGGGATCACATACTACAAATCTGACCCGGAGGATGAGACAGAGGCAGATGAGAACA TTGGTGAAGATGAAAGCCACAGTGGTGACGGCTCTGTAGATCTCTTTACAGAGGAGGAACTTCTTCCTCTCAGTACGCCTTCATTCAGATCTGTGACCAGACCTTGGCCAGTTTCAGCTAAACCCAAGATTCCGACTCAGGATAGTACAGTGACACAAAGTGTGCACAAGCCTCAGCTGGAAGAATCTGACTCTTCTCTATCTGTGAAGATGAAAATGCTTAATAATTCAGGGCTTGCATTGGGAAAAAACCTCCAGCCCAccacagaaagcttcaccaagCTCAGATCCTTACAGTCCTCAGCGACCACAGATAATTTCAGAGCCTTTTggcccacaacacacaccacacctcaAACACCCCCTGGaatagaggaagaaagagaggagaaTACCACTTCTCAGATGATGCTGAACATAGAATCAACTTCAAGTCACTTGATGAAGTCTAATTCAGCTTCTTCAGAAATGACTGGAAACATCATACCAAACACAACAGCTGCtataatcagtcagtcagaggTCTCTATGAAAACTTTAAATCAACAAACCCACAACATTGGAACCATTTCCAGCGAGACCTTCAGTCAGGCCATTGAACAAAATACACTGTCAAGTGCAACACCATCGGCGTCCACTCAGAGTCAAACTAGTATTATTCCAGAAACTTATTCCAGGACAGTCACAGATGAGGGAAGCCACATGAAAACCAGTGCTGGGACGACAGCTACTACCACAGACTCTGGCAATACAGAAAAAACTATCATTCTTACTACATCACATGTAAATGAGAGTGAAATTGATTCCAGCACAACTGCATCAGTAACCACAAACAGACTGGTCAATAGTACCACTACAACTATTATCAATgccaaacacaacaaacacaacacacacagcattaGTTTGTTTAGAAAACAGAAAGACctaaaacaaaagatcattaAATCTCTGGAGGCTCAGGATGTTGAGGACAAACCTAAAAGGCAGCCAG GGGAATGCAAGGACACATTGGCCACAATCGCCGAACCCATAGCACACAACACATATGGTCGTAATGAAGGTGCCTGGATGAAAGACCCAATGGTTGATGACAACAAGATCTATgttgctaattattattatggaaaCAACCTACTGGAGTTTCAGAACATGGATGTCTTTAAACAAG GTCGTTGCACCAAGTCCTATAAGCTGCCCTATAGCTGGCTGGGCACAGGCCATGCAGTCTATGGCGGTGCCTTCTTCTTCAACCGTGCTTTCTCACGTGACATCATCAAGTACGACCTCCGGCGGCGAAGTGTGGCTGCCTGGACCATGTTGCATGACGCTGCACTGGAGAGTGATGAGGTTTCATCATGGCGATGGAGAGGCCGCTCGGATGTGGAGCTGGCTGTAGATGAAAGTGGCCTCTGGGTGATCTACGCTGCACTGGATGACGAGGGCTACCTGCAGGAAGTGATGGTGCTGAGCCGTCTAAACCCGGATGACCTGACCACACAACGAGAAACCACATGGCGGACAGGGCTGAGGCGCGAACGCTATGGAAATTGTTTTATCGTGTGTGGTGTCCTGTATGCTACTGACCACCATGGAGAACAGCGGGAGAACAATCTGAGCTATGCCTTTGATACACATACCAGAACACAAATGACCCCTCGGCTCCCTTTTGGCAATAACTCCACTTACATTGCTCAAATTGACTATAACCCCAAAGAAAAGGCACTGTATACCTGGAACAATGGCCACCAGATCACATATGATGTTGTATTTGCATACGTAGACCCGCTTTAG